One part of the Arabidopsis thaliana chromosome 4, partial sequence genome encodes these proteins:
- a CDS encoding UBX domain-containing protein (UBX domain-containing protein; CONTAINS InterPro DOMAIN/s: UAS (InterPro:IPR006577), UBX (InterPro:IPR001012); BEST Arabidopsis thaliana protein match is: Ubiquitin-like superfamily protein (TAIR:AT4G23040.1); Has 1807 Blast hits to 1807 proteins in 277 species: Archae - 0; Bacteria - 0; Metazoa - 736; Fungi - 347; Plants - 385; Viruses - 0; Other Eukaryotes - 339 (source: NCBI BLink).) translates to MVDTVDKLGYFQAITGLEDADLCTEILQAHGWDLELAISSFTSSDQDASSSAVDGGGNNRDHDHNNATVTPDYPPRGIVDDTELVMRDDGGGNRGPGVAWRIITLPISIVSGSLGLVSGAIGLGIWAAGGVLSYSLGMLGFRSGRGGGSESARLVSVSSAVGEAMEFVALFDRDYGSNNAFKIDFVVEGFMDALQRSRSSFKLLFVYLHSPDHPDTPVFCGGTLCNEAVVAFVNENFVSWGGSIRSSEGFKMSNSLKASRFPFCAVVMPAANQRIALLQQVEGPKSPEEMLAILQRIVEDSSPTLVTARVEAEERRTNLRLREEQDAAYRAALEADQAREQQRQEEKERLEREAAEAERKLKEEEEARERAAREAEERQAARVRMRQEKALALGEEPEKGPDVTQVLVRFPNGERKGRMFKSETKIQTLYDYVDSLGLLDTEEYSLITNFPRTVYGRDKESMSLKDAGLHPQASLFIEIN, encoded by the exons ATGGTTGATACTGTTGACAAATTAGGTTACTTCCAAGCGATTACAGGTCTCGAAGATGCTGATTTGTGTACTGAGATCCTTCAAGCTCATGGTTGGGACCTAGAACTAGCAATCTCTTCATTCACATCTTCTGATCAAGACGCTTCGTCTTCCGCCGTCGATGGTGGTGGTAACAATCGCGATCACGATCACAATAACGCCACCGTGACTCCTGATTATCCACCTCGCGGGATCGTTGACGATACAGAGCTTGTTATGCGTGATGATGGAGGAGGAAATCGAGGTCCAGGAGTTGCGTGGAGGATTATTACTTTACCGATTTCGATTGTTTCTGGTAGCTTAGGGTTAGTTTCTGGAGCGATCGGGTTAGGTATTTGGGCCGCTGGTGGTGTTTTATCGTATTCTCTTGGTATGTTAGGGTTTAGATCAGGGAGAGGTGGTGGTTCGGAATCGGCTCGGCTTGTTTCGGTTTCTTCTGCTGTTGGTGAAGCGATGGAGTTTGTTGCTTTGTTTGATAGAGATTATGGGAGTAATAATGCTTTTaagattgattttgttgtggAAGGATTTATGGATGCGCTTCAGCGATCTAGGAGTTCGTTTAAGCTCTTGTTTGTTTACTTGCATTCTCCGGATCATCCTGATACACCTGTGTTTTGTGGTGGAACGCTTTGTAATGAAGCCGTTGTAGCGTTTGTTAAtgagaattttgtttcttggggAGGTAGTATTCGATCTAGTGAAGGGTTTAAGATGAGTAATAGCTTGAAGGCATCGAGGTTCCCGTTTTGCGCTGTGGTTATGCCTGCTGCTAACCAGAGAATTGCTCTTCTTCAGCAG GTCGAGGGACCAAAATCTCCGGAAGAGATGCTTGCCATACTCCAGAGAATTGTAGAAGATAGCTCACCTACTTTGGTAACTGCTAGGGTTGAGGCGGAGGAAAGAAGAACCAATCTGCGTCTGAGAGAGGAACAAGATGCTGCTTACCGTGCTGCTCTTGAAGCCGATCAA GCAAGGGAGCAACAGAGACAGGAGGAGAAAGAGCGTTTAGAGAGAGAAGCTGCTGAGGCAGAGAGGAaactcaaagaagaagaagaggctcGGGAGAGAGCAGCGCGTGAAGCTGAAGAGAGACAAGCTGCTAGAGTGCGAATGAGACAAGAGAAAGCTCTTGCTCTTGGAGAAGAACCTGAGAAAGGCCCTGATGTTACACAA GTGTTAGTTCGGTTCCCgaatggagaaagaaaagggaGGATGTTTAAGAGCGAAACCAAGATCCAGACATTGTATGACTACGTGGATTCACTTGGACTCTTAGATACAGAAGAGTACAGCTTAATCACAAACTTCCCAAGGACAGTGTATGGGAGAGACAAAGAGTCAATGTCACTGAAAGACGCAGGTTTGCATCCTCAGGCAAGTCTCTTCATCGAGATCAACTAA